The following is a genomic window from Prevotella sp. E13-17.
ACAACAACTTACGCTTAGAACTGGTCTTCAGCGTGTCGCGCACAAAATTAAAACCACCATTGGAATCTACAATTTCCACAATGGTCATGGCACCCATGAGAAAGAACAACGTACCTGCGGCATCGCCCAAGTGGTGCTCGATAACCTCACTGATATGGTGCACTACACTTTCTGCCGGCACCTCAGGATAGTAGGCACCAGGCGCCACCATGAGAAGTGTCCAACAACACACACACATCAGCAGCGCAATAGCTGCTTTGTTGACTTTTGTCACACTCTCCAAGGCAATGCAGAGATAGCCTACACAGAAGACTGCGACAATGAAAACGGTTAATGTTGACATTGGATTTTAACTATTACTTATTATAGATTATTGTTGCTGTCTGTTTACCCTTTATCTTTTCAGTTTGCAAAGATAAACATTTATTTTGAGAAAATCATTTTTCTTAGTGAGAAAATCAAAAAATGAGGCCAGCAAAAGTGTTATTCTTCGTAACTTTGCATGCGAACGCTTAAAACAACTAAAACAATTCAATGGAAAACGAAAAATATTTCTTCGCCGTGGACCTTGGGGCGACCAGCGGACGCACCATCATTGGCAAAATCGACAATGGCAAGATTGACCTTGAAGAGGTGACGCGCTTCCCTAATAACCTTATCGAGCAGGGCGGTCACTACTACTGGGATATTCATGCACTTTACTTCGAGATGATTCGTGGACTGAAAGAGGTGGCCACACGACATATCAATATCACATCTATAGGTATCGACACCTGGGGTGTTGACCTTGTGTGCATCGGTGAGGATGGAGCCATCCTGCGCAACCCGCGTGCCTATCGAGACCCCATCACCTTCGAGGCGATGGATCACTATCTGGAGCATGTCTTGCCACGACGCGAGGTTTACGATGTGACGGGCATCCAGTTCATGAACTTCAACTCTATCTTCCAACTTTATGCCATGCAGCGTGAGAACAACTCGGCCTTGAAGCATGCAGAGAAGATATTGTTTGTCCCCGATGCGCTGTCATGGATGCTGACTGGCGAGATGGTGTGCGAATACACCATCGCCTCAACCTCACAGTTGCTGAACCCTCGCACCAAGGAACTCGACGAGAAGTTGCTCCATTCCATTGGGCTGCAGCGTTCTAAGTTTGGGCGTATGGTACAGCCAGGCACCGTGATTGGCACGCTGACCGAAGAGGTGCAGCGCCTCACCGGACTGGGTGCCGTCCCCGTCATTGCGGTTGCGGGCCACGACACGGGCTCGGCAGTGGCTGCCGTACCAGCCAAGAACGAACAGTTTGCCTACCTCTCAAGCGGCACATGGAGCCTGATGGGCATCGAGACGAAAGATGCTATTATCAGCGATCTGAGCTATGAGCGCAACTTCACCAACGAGGGTGGCATTGAGGGAACCACACGTTTCTTGAAGAACATCTGCGGCATGTGGCTCTACGAGCGCTGCCGACTGGAGTGGCCCGAAGAGGTGCGCAGGCTCTCCCACCCCGAATTGCAAGGCTCTGCCATGCAGGTTGAGGCATTCCGCTCTATCATCAACCCCGACGATGCCGTTTTCGCAGCACCGTCAAGCATGATCGAGGCCATTCAGCAATACTGTCGCAAGACCGGTCAGCCTGTTCCCGAGACGCCTGCAGAGTTCTGCCGTTGCATCTTCGACTCGCTGGCACTGCGCTACCGCCAGGTGTTCACGTGGCTTCAGGAATTCACGGATACTGACCTCAACACGCTGCATATCATTGGGGGTGGCAGTCTGAACAAATATCTCAACCAGTTTACCGCCAACGCAACGGGCGCCACCGTGCTTGCCGGTCCACAGGAATGTACTGCCATTGGCAACATCATGTTGCAGGCAAAAGCATCAGCACTGGTGAAGGATATCTGGCAGATGCGCTCCATCATTGCCAACTCTACAGAGCTGGTGAAGTATGAGCCACAGGACAAAGCTGTCTGGGACAAGGCCTACGAGAAGTATCTCGGCATCACGGCACAGGCCTGACGACATGGTGATACTTCCTTTGCGGCGACAAGTGTCCGTCTGATACTGACAACAAGGAGAAAAGAAAGATATTATAAACTTAAAAACAACGAGAGACTATGAAAGCTGAACTAATTGAGAAAGCCTATGCTGTGGCCAAAGATCGCTATGCAGCTATTGGCGTTGACACCGACGCAGTACTCGACCAATTGCAGAAACAACAGATTTCTCTGCACTGCTGGCAGACCGACGATGTTGTTGGTTTCGAGCGTAACGACGCATTGAGCGGCGGTATTCAGACCACAGGTAACTATCCTGGACGCGCTCGCAACATTGACGAGGTGCGTCAGGACATTGAGTTTGTGAAGACGCTGTTGGCTGGTAACCACCGTCTGAACCTGCACGAAATCTATGGTGACTTCCAGGGTAAGTTCGTAGATCGCGACCAGGTAGAGGTCAAGCACTTCCAGAGTTGGATTGACTGGGCCAAGGAGAACAACATGAAGTTGGACTTCAACTCTACATCATTCTCACACCCCAAGAGTGGCGACCTGACACTGAGCAACCCCGACAAGTCTATCCGCGACTTCTGGATCGAGCACACCAAGCGTTGTCGTCGTATTGCCGACGCAATGGGTAAGGCTCAGAACGACCCTTGTATCATGAACATTTGGGTTCACGATGGCAGCAAGGACATGCCTGTGCAGCGCAAGAAGTATCGTGAGATCTTGGCTGCTTCTCTCGACGAGATTATGGAGGAGAAGCTGGATGGCGTAAAGAACTGTTTCGAGGCCAAGCTGTTTGGCATCGGTCTGGAGAGCTATACCGTGGGCTCGCACGACTTCTACACAGCTTACTGCGCCACCCGTAAACAGATGTACACACTCGATACCGGTCACTACGAGCCGACCGAGAACGTGAGCGACTTTGTCAGCACGCTGCTGATGTACGTGCCCGAGCTGATGCTCCACGTGAGCCGCCCAGTACGTTGGGACTCTGACCACGTGACCATTATGAACGACCAGACACTGGATCTGTTCAAGGAACTGGTGCGTTGCGATGCTCTGAACAGAGCACACGTGGGTCTCGACTACTTCGATGCGTCTATCAACCGCATCGGTGCCTACATTGTGGGTACACGTGCCACACAGAAGTGCATTCTGCAGGCACTGCTCGAACCCAAGGAGTTGCTGCGCAAGTACGAGGACAATGGTCAGTACTTCGAGCGTCTGGCACTGATGGAAGAGGCAAAGTCAATGCCTTTCGGTGCTGTGTTCGACTACTTCAACCTGAAGAACAACGTACCTGTTGGCGAGGAATACATCGCTGCCATCCAGCAGTACGAGAAGGATGTGACCAGCAAGCGTTAACATCACCCTATGCTCCACTCCTCGCAAGCCGCGAGGATGTGGGGTGCTTATATCGGCAAACAAAAGTGGCGCTATTCGCAGTGAATAGCGCCACTTTTGATATCCAAAACGAGACATCAAGGGATTCCTCTACTTAGAGGACTTTAACTGACGGGGGTATTTTTATCCAGTTTCTCGTAGATGGAGTTGTTGCTCTTATACTCTGGCACGATGGTCTTCATCTTTGCCACAGTAGCCATATCATCGTACTGTTTCGAGATGGCTATCAGCTCTTCTATCTCTTTGTTCACCTCCTGATAGTCGTACTCGCGCACCTCTGCAATACGTATCTTCTCATGGAACGAGGGCTTGGTGCCCTCCAACTCGTTGAGCACTTCCTCGTAGAGCTTCTCGCCTGGGCGCAGACCCGTGAACTTAATCTCTATGTTCTTGGCACCACTCAAGGCAATCATGCGCTTGGCCAGATCGGCAATCTTCACGGGTTTACCCATGTCGAAGACGAAAATCTCGCCGCCATGTCCCTTGGTTCCGGCTTCCAGCACCAGCTTACAAGCCTCGGGTATCAGCATGAAGAAGCGCACGATGCGCTCGTCGGTCACGGTGACAGGTCCTCCTTTCTTGATCTGTTCGCGGAACAAAGGAATCACAGAGCCGTTAGACCCCAGCACATTACCAAAACGAGTGGTCACGAACTGGGTCACCTTCTGGGCGTTGTTCAGCGACTGAACATAAATCTCACAGATGCGCTTAGAACAACCCATCACATTGGTAGGATTCACAGCCTTATCGGTAGAGACCATCACAAACTTCTTGACGCCATACTTCACACTCAGATCGGCAAGTACCTTCGTGCCATAAATATTGTTCTGCACGGCCTCACTGGGGTTGTTCTCCATCATCGGCACGTGCTTATAGGCCGCTGCATGGAACACATAGTCGGGCTTATACATCTCGTAGATCTGTTCCATTCGATCTGCTTTGCAGATGCTGGTGACGATGGTCTCTGCCTTGACTTTGGGGAAATCGCGTGCCATCATCAGCCGGATGTCATGCTCGGGGGTCTCTGCCTGGTCTATCAGAATCATCTTTTCAGGCTTATAGACGGCAATCTGGCGCACCATCTCTGAGCCAATGCTACCTGCCGAACCGGTGATGAGCACTGTTTTTCCTTCAAGCAGCGCCCCCACAGAGTCCATATCGACCTTGATTTCCTGACGAGGCAGCAGGTCTTCCACCTGCACCTCGCGCAACTGCATGCGCTGAATTTCGTCTTCAGTCACGTCATCATCCATTTCCCTTGTCGATTCTGCCAAGAATATCTTGCAACCGGCCTTGATCAGGCAGTCTTGTAGCGCCGTGTCATTGCGGAAATCCCTAACTCGTAGCGGAGACACCAGAATGCCTTCGATGCCTTCTCGGGCAACGATGTCTTCTATATCATCCGACACATGATACACATTCAGCCCCATCAGCTGGATCTGGTGTGCACGGTCGTCGTGAGAAATGAAGCCTCTCAAAATAAAACGCTTGGGGCGTTCGGAGTTGATATTCTTGGCCAAGCCGACGCCACCCTGCAAAGCGCCGTATATCAGCACCTTCATGGCACGCTTATCGTAGAGTGCAATGCTATAGAGATTCTTCACGAGAATACGGATGCCCCACATGATTACCGTGGCCAAGACAAACGTCAGCAAGATCTCTGTGCTATTGAACGCCGCTACATCGAAAATATGGAGGCTGTTCATCAGCAACGTATAGCAGAACACAAGCACCATAGACAAGAGGTTACCATAAGCCACACGCATCAGATCCACAAAGCTACTGAACCTCACGATGCCTGAATAGGTGCGGAATGCGCGAAAGCCCATACAGCCAATCATGGTGTAAATAAGCATCGTTGAGAACACCTGGATGCGGTTTTCTATGAGCATGTCTGTCTTGCGATACAGCCAGAAAGAAAAAACTCCGGAAAAGAAGAGAATCAGTGCATCTAACAAAAGCATGCACCAATATGGTAAAGATTTCCTGTTAAAATACCAATTAAGTATCTTATTGAATGACATCATCATGGTTTCCATTTCCCAATACTTAAATCAAACATCACTATTTTTCGATGCAAAAATAAACATTTTTTTTATTTTGATACTGATAATTCATGTTTTTTTTCATTTCAAGGCCACAAATACCGTAAAAAAGATAAGTTAAAGGCATTTGTTACCATTTTTTTTTGTGAATGACATCACTGAACGTACACCTAAACAAAATAATAAGGGCGAAGCTGAACTTCTCCACTTCGCCCTCATCATATGCTTTTCACCGGGAATGAACGCCCAATCACTTCGAAAGAATCTCGGCCAACTGTGCCAGTCGTGCTTCATCCTCGGCTTTCATGCGCGAGCGAATGCTCACCATAGGCTCCACAATCTCGCAGTCCTTCATGGCTTCAATCATCGTGCGCATGGTGCGACCTGCCGTAGGTGCCCAGCTTCCATTCTCAATAATGCCAAAGCGACGCTTTTGGTAGTTCTTGATTTGCAGGTGATACAGGAAGTCGTGCATGGGTGGAAACACGCCTGCATCATAGCTGGAGGCAGCCACTACCACCGTGGGATAACGAAAGGCGTCCTCGATGGCCTCAGCCATGTCTGATCGACACAGGTCGCTCACCACCACTTTCTTGGCGCCCTTCTCGCGCAGCAACTCTGCCAGGTGCTCGGCAGCCTTGGCCGTGCCGCCATGGATGCTGGCATAGGCAATAAAGATGCCCTCGCTCTCGGGTTCGTACTTGCTCCAGATGTCATACAGGCGCACAGCCTCTTTCAGGGCAGCCCCCTGCAGCTCTGGTCCGTGCAGCGGACAGATGGTCTGCACATCGATGTCTGCAGCCTTCTTCAGAACGCTCTGCACCTGAGAGCCATACTTTCCACATATATTAAAATAATAACGGCGTGCCTCACAAGCCCAGTCGTCGGTCTCGTTGACCAATGCGCCAAACTTACCAAAACCATCGGCTGAGAACAGCACCTTCTCTGTGCTCTCGTAGCTCATGATGACCTCGGGCCAGTGCACCATAGCTGCACCAATGAAATGCAAGGTGTGCTGTCCCAGCGCCAGGGTATCACCTTCTTTGACGATGACAACGCGACCTTCGAAGTTCACGCCCTCGAAGAAGTTGGGCAACATCTTGGCGGCCTGCGCGCTGCACACCAGTTTGACATGGTGATAGGTCTCCATCATCCAGGCTATCAGCGCTGCATGGTCTGGCTCCATGTGGTGCGCCACCAGATAGTCGGGCTGACGACCGTTCAGGGCCTTCGTCAGGTTAGCTTTCCACTCCTCGCCCTTACGACAATCAGCCGTGTCCAGCACGGCTATCTGCTCATCGTCGATGAGATACGAGTTATAACTCATGCCCTCGGGCACCGCATACTGACTCTCGAAGAGATCGATGTCGAGATCGTCCACACCGATATACTTGATGGTATCGCTTATCATGTCTTATCCTTAATAATAAATAGAAATACAATTTTCGACAAAGATACGAATTAAATTTGTATTGCCAACATCAAACCAAAAAATTTTGTAATTTTGCAAAGAAAAAGAACCGCTTATGACCACTACGACATCCTACTTGAACGAAGAAAACATAGCGCGCAGCACCAACAGCGTGGAGTATCACCCACTGCGTCCGTTCCTTCCCGAGAACGCCCAAGTACTGTTCCTGGGCAGTTTCCCTCCACAGCGCAAGCGGTGGTGTATGGATTTCTACTATCCCAACTTCATCAACGACCACTGGCGCATCGAGGGTCAGCTGTTCTTTGGCGACAAGAACCACTTTGTGGACACAGAGCATAAATGCTTCAAGATCGACGATATTATCGCCTTCTGTCGGGAGAAAGGGCTCGCCTTCTACGACACCTCCACCGCCATTCGCCGCCTGCAAGACAATGCCTCCGACAAATTCCTCGAGGTGGTAGAGCCCACCGATGTCCGCGCCCTCATTTCCAAGCTTCCCCACCTCCGTGCCATCGTCACCACTGGCGAGAAGGCCACCGCCACCATCTGTGCCACCCTTGGCATCCCAGAAGTACCCAAGGTCAACACCTCTGTGCTAGTCTCTGCCGCACCACCTCTCACTTCTCACTTCTCACCTCTCAGTTCTCAGTTTGCGCCAAAGGCGCACTCACCTCTCACCTCTCATCTCTCATCTTGCGGCTCTGCCGCACCACCTCACACCTCAGACATCAGACATCAGACATCAGCCCTCACCCTATGGCGCCTACCCTCTTCTTCACGCGCTTATCCCCTGGCCTTCGACAAAAAGGTGGAGGCCTACCGACTCATGTTTAAAGAAGTATTTGACGAAATATGATGAGACTACAAGAAGAAATACATAGTTGCCCGGAACTGATGGACTTGATCCAAGAAATAGGCTTTCTGCCTCTGTTGGACAGCGGCATCACAGGTTTTTCTGCTGAAGACTTGGTGGACGAAGACTGCCGCTATGTCGTCTATCCCGATGGCGGTTGGGACTGGCCTTTATGGAAATGGAAAGGCCCCATCGTACAGGAGGGCAACTGTGTCTATGGAAAGTTCTTTGCCACCAAGGCTGGCTTCATCAGCCGCGAGTGGTGGCCCGACTTCTGTAACTATCGTCGCAGCAGGTTTTCTGCACCCGAAGAAGGTAGCATCGAAGAAGCCATCCTATTCACCCTGCAGGAGCAAGGCAGCATGATTACACGTAAACTGCGTGCCGCCTGCGGTTTTACGGGTCCAAAGATGCGGAGCAAGTTCGACGGCTACGTCACACGTTTGCAGATGGCTTGTCGTGTCGTCACCGAAGACTTCGTCTATCCACTGGACAAGCACAACCATGAATACGGATGGGGCTGGGCACTTCTCACGACCCCCGAACAACTCTTAGGACATGACGTTTCTCTATGTCCTCACACACCGGAGGAATCCTTTCAGCGTCTCAAGCATCATTTCTGCGCCCTCCTGCCCGAGGCTTCCGACAAGCAAATCGCGAAGTTAATCGGATAGCATCATGCGCCATGATTTGACAGCAAGTTATCCTCATGT
Proteins encoded in this region:
- a CDS encoding rhamnulokinase family protein, which codes for MENEKYFFAVDLGATSGRTIIGKIDNGKIDLEEVTRFPNNLIEQGGHYYWDIHALYFEMIRGLKEVATRHINITSIGIDTWGVDLVCIGEDGAILRNPRAYRDPITFEAMDHYLEHVLPRREVYDVTGIQFMNFNSIFQLYAMQRENNSALKHAEKILFVPDALSWMLTGEMVCEYTIASTSQLLNPRTKELDEKLLHSIGLQRSKFGRMVQPGTVIGTLTEEVQRLTGLGAVPVIAVAGHDTGSAVAAVPAKNEQFAYLSSGTWSLMGIETKDAIISDLSYERNFTNEGGIEGTTRFLKNICGMWLYERCRLEWPEEVRRLSHPELQGSAMQVEAFRSIINPDDAVFAAPSSMIEAIQQYCRKTGQPVPETPAEFCRCIFDSLALRYRQVFTWLQEFTDTDLNTLHIIGGGSLNKYLNQFTANATGATVLAGPQECTAIGNIMLQAKASALVKDIWQMRSIIANSTELVKYEPQDKAVWDKAYEKYLGITAQA
- a CDS encoding L-rhamnose isomerase, with translation MKAELIEKAYAVAKDRYAAIGVDTDAVLDQLQKQQISLHCWQTDDVVGFERNDALSGGIQTTGNYPGRARNIDEVRQDIEFVKTLLAGNHRLNLHEIYGDFQGKFVDRDQVEVKHFQSWIDWAKENNMKLDFNSTSFSHPKSGDLTLSNPDKSIRDFWIEHTKRCRRIADAMGKAQNDPCIMNIWVHDGSKDMPVQRKKYREILAASLDEIMEEKLDGVKNCFEAKLFGIGLESYTVGSHDFYTAYCATRKQMYTLDTGHYEPTENVSDFVSTLLMYVPELMLHVSRPVRWDSDHVTIMNDQTLDLFKELVRCDALNRAHVGLDYFDASINRIGAYIVGTRATQKCILQALLEPKELLRKYEDNGQYFERLALMEEAKSMPFGAVFDYFNLKNNVPVGEEYIAAIQQYEKDVTSKR
- a CDS encoding nucleoside-diphosphate sugar epimerase/dehydratase translates to MMSFNKILNWYFNRKSLPYWCMLLLDALILFFSGVFSFWLYRKTDMLIENRIQVFSTMLIYTMIGCMGFRAFRTYSGIVRFSSFVDLMRVAYGNLLSMVLVFCYTLLMNSLHIFDVAAFNSTEILLTFVLATVIMWGIRILVKNLYSIALYDKRAMKVLIYGALQGGVGLAKNINSERPKRFILRGFISHDDRAHQIQLMGLNVYHVSDDIEDIVAREGIEGILVSPLRVRDFRNDTALQDCLIKAGCKIFLAESTREMDDDVTEDEIQRMQLREVQVEDLLPRQEIKVDMDSVGALLEGKTVLITGSAGSIGSEMVRQIAVYKPEKMILIDQAETPEHDIRLMMARDFPKVKAETIVTSICKADRMEQIYEMYKPDYVFHAAAYKHVPMMENNPSEAVQNNIYGTKVLADLSVKYGVKKFVMVSTDKAVNPTNVMGCSKRICEIYVQSLNNAQKVTQFVTTRFGNVLGSNGSVIPLFREQIKKGGPVTVTDERIVRFFMLIPEACKLVLEAGTKGHGGEIFVFDMGKPVKIADLAKRMIALSGAKNIEIKFTGLRPGEKLYEEVLNELEGTKPSFHEKIRIAEVREYDYQEVNKEIEELIAISKQYDDMATVAKMKTIVPEYKSNNSIYEKLDKNTPVS
- a CDS encoding FprA family A-type flavoprotein; its protein translation is MISDTIKYIGVDDLDIDLFESQYAVPEGMSYNSYLIDDEQIAVLDTADCRKGEEWKANLTKALNGRQPDYLVAHHMEPDHAALIAWMMETYHHVKLVCSAQAAKMLPNFFEGVNFEGRVVIVKEGDTLALGQHTLHFIGAAMVHWPEVIMSYESTEKVLFSADGFGKFGALVNETDDWACEARRYYFNICGKYGSQVQSVLKKAADIDVQTICPLHGPELQGAALKEAVRLYDIWSKYEPESEGIFIAYASIHGGTAKAAEHLAELLREKGAKKVVVSDLCRSDMAEAIEDAFRYPTVVVAASSYDAGVFPPMHDFLYHLQIKNYQKRRFGIIENGSWAPTAGRTMRTMIEAMKDCEIVEPMVSIRSRMKAEDEARLAQLAEILSK